CCCCACCTCGCGCATCGGCATCGCCACGCAGGGCGTGAGCTATGGCTACGTCCATGAGGCGCTCGACGGGGCGGCCACGTCCCCGCGCATCCTGCGAGTCGCCACGCCCTTCCCGTTCCCCGAGAGGCGCGCGCTCGAGTTCCTTGACGGGCTCGACGAGGTGCTCTGCGTGGAGGAGCTCGATCCGGTGATCGAGCGAGGTCTCATCGCGGCCTGCGGCCGGCACCATCTGGACGTGCGCATCCGTGGCAAGCTCACGGGAGACATCCAACCCTCGGGCGAGAACAGCGTCGCGTCCGTCGGCAAGGCGCTCGCAGGCTTCCTGGGGGATGCCTCGCTGGCTGGTGCCTCGCCGACGCTTCCGGACGATGCGCCCCAGCTTCCCGTGCGGCCCCCCGTGCTCTGCGCCGGCTGCCCGCACCGTGCGAGCTTCTATGCCGTCAAGTGCGCCATGGCGGGTGCCAAGACCATCTACTGCGGTGACATCGGCTGCTACACCTTGGGCAACGCCCACCCCCTCGACATGTGCGACACGTGCCTGTGCATGGGTGCCGGCGTGAACATCGCCCAAGGTGTCACCCGTGTGGAGCCCGACACCAAGGCGTTCGCCTTCGTAGGTGACTCCACCTTCTTTGCGAGCGGCATCACCGGCGTGGTCAACGCCTTCTACAACCAGGCCGACATGACGCTCGTGGTTCTTGACAACTCGACCACCGCCATGACGGGCCACCAGCCTCATCCCGGCACCGGCAAGACCATGATGGGCGAGGTCGTCCAGAAGGTCTCCATCGAGGCGGTCCTGCGTGGCATCGGCCTCACCTGCGTGGAGACGGTGAACCCGCTCGACCACGACCTTGCGGTCGAGACGGTCAGGCGGGTTGCGGCCGAACCTGGCGTGAAGGCCATCATCTTCAAGAGTCCGTGCGTGATGCTTGCCAAGCCAAAGGCCAAGAGCACGGTCGACCCTGAGAAGTGCATCGGCTGCAAGCGCTGCGTGAGCCAGCTGGGCTGTCCGGCGCTCGTGCCGCAACCGGACGGCAAGGTCGCCATCGACGCGACCCAGTGCACCGGCTGCACGCTCTGCGAGCAGGTCTGCCCGGTCCATGCCATCAGCGGAGGGGAGCGCATATGAGCACCGACGTGATTCTCTGCGGTGTCGGAGGCCAGGGTACGGTCCTGGCATCCAAGCTCATGGCCACGGCTGCCATGGACGAAGGCATGCCCGTCAAGACGGCCGAGACCATCGGCATGGCACAGCGCGGCGGCTCGGTCTTCTCGCACGTGCGCATCGGCGAGGGGGCGCCCACGTCGCTTGTGGGCCCGGGACGCGCCGACCTCATCATCGCCTTCGAGCCTGCCGAGGCCGTGCGGCAGCTTCCGTATCTCAAGTCCGGCGGCACCGTCGTGGTGAGCGACCGGCCGATCGTGCCGGTCTCCGCCTCCACCGGAGGCCCCGCCTATGACCTGGAGGCGCTTCTCGGCTACCTGAAGGCTCATGTGGAGCACCTCGTCGTCGTGGATGCCGCGGCGGCCGCGGCGTCGCTCGGCTCGGCGAAGTGCCTGAACGTGGTCCTGCTCGGGGCTGCCGCCCATTCGGGCGCCCTGGGCCTCACGCCGGCGGCCGTCGAGCGGGCCGTGCGCGAGCTCGTGCCTCCCAAGTACCTCGACCTCAACATCCGTGCGCTCGCCCATACCGCCTAGGAACCCTGCAGAAAGGTCACCATCGTGCAGATCTCCGACTCACAGCTCGAGCTCGTCAACCGACAGATCGAGCGGCTTCGCGCCTCCAACAACTTCTACGGCACCAGGCTCAAGGAGGCGGGCGTTACCGGCTGCGACTCCGTCGAGGACTTCTGCCGCCTGCCCTTCTCGCAGAAGCAGGACCTGCGCGACGCCTACCCGCTGGGCCTTGCCGCCGTCCCCGAGGAGAAGATCGTCCGCATCCACTCGAGCTCGGGCACCACGGGTACGCCCGTGATCGTGCCCTACACCGCCAAGGATGTCG
This genomic stretch from Atopobiaceae bacterium harbors:
- the iorA gene encoding indolepyruvate ferredoxin oxidoreductase subunit alpha; this translates as MHTEFLMGNEAMALGALAAGVRVVAGYPGTPSTEVLETIAKRRRDDVYVEWSVNEKSGLEVAAGAAYAGARSLVTMKQVGLNVASDPLMSLEYIGVKGGMVVLVADDPGPISSQTEQDTRTFAAYSKIPVLDPSGVDEAYHMMQEAFELSERLGSPVILRPTTRVDHGYESIEVADEAEWKACSPEGFVKDPSRWVIFPRLSVRNHAAIEARNANLADELSSDPANLIEPASDPTSRIGIATQGVSYGYVHEALDGAATSPRILRVATPFPFPERRALEFLDGLDEVLCVEELDPVIERGLIAACGRHHLDVRIRGKLTGDIQPSGENSVASVGKALAGFLGDASLAGASPTLPDDAPQLPVRPPVLCAGCPHRASFYAVKCAMAGAKTIYCGDIGCYTLGNAHPLDMCDTCLCMGAGVNIAQGVTRVEPDTKAFAFVGDSTFFASGITGVVNAFYNQADMTLVVLDNSTTAMTGHQPHPGTGKTMMGEVVQKVSIEAVLRGIGLTCVETVNPLDHDLAVETVRRVAAEPGVKAIIFKSPCVMLAKPKAKSTVDPEKCIGCKRCVSQLGCPALVPQPDGKVAIDATQCTGCTLCEQVCPVHAISGGERI
- a CDS encoding indolepyruvate oxidoreductase subunit beta, with the protein product MSTDVILCGVGGQGTVLASKLMATAAMDEGMPVKTAETIGMAQRGGSVFSHVRIGEGAPTSLVGPGRADLIIAFEPAEAVRQLPYLKSGGTVVVSDRPIVPVSASTGGPAYDLEALLGYLKAHVEHLVVVDAAAAAASLGSAKCLNVVLLGAAAHSGALGLTPAAVERAVRELVPPKYLDLNIRALAHTA